CCCGGTGAACACTATCAGGACATTCTGATTGCCGAAAAACCACGGAGATCCGCATGAACCCCCGCATTATGGTGCTTGCGCACAATCATCCTGATCTGCATCCCGGTGGGACGGAAATCTTCGCCCATGATCTTTTTCATGCTTACAAACGGGCGGGATGTGATGCCCTGTTTGTCGGGGCGACAAACGATGTCCATCGTGAACGCCGCCCGGGAACCAGTTTTCAGGCAATCAATGATGCCGGTGATGAGATGTTGTTCTGGGCTGGGCATTTCGACCGGTTCAACATGTCGCAAACCGATCTTTACGCCGTGGCACCGGACTTTACCCGCCTGCTGAAAGACTGGGACCCGGATGTTGTGCATATCCACCATCTGGTTCTGTGGGGCATTGAATTGCCGATGTTGATCCGTCGCGTTTTACCGCATTGCCGGATCGTCATGACCCTGCACGATTATTATCAGATCTGTCCGAATGACGGGCTGATGATCCATCGGACCACCCGGAAACGCTACAGCAAGGCGGACGCGGTTGGCCGGTTCTGTGGTCTTGACGGTTTTACCTCGGATCAGTTCGCGATGCGGTCGGTCAATCTGCGCAATCATTTGCGTGTTGTCGACCAATTCATATCACCCAGCGAGTTCCTCAAGGAACGCTATGTCGATTGGGGTATCGCCCCGGAAAAGATCGCGGTTGTGCGCAACGGTCGTCTGCCGGTTCCCGCCGCGCCAAAACGCGATATGGGGCCGGGCATGCCCAATGTGTTTGGTTATTTCGGCAATCTCAATCCCTGGAAGGGGGCGGATGTATTGCTTAAGGCCAGCCAGATGCTGGTTGAAGACGATGTTGATTTCCATCTTCGTATCCATGGCGACATCCTGTTTCAGACCACCGAATTTACCGAGCGGATGGAAAATCTTTTCACCGCAACCGGCCGACAGGTTCATCGCCTTGGCGCCTATGAGCGTCAGGACATTGCCGATCTGATGGCGCGTGTCGATTGGGTCGTTGTGCCGTCGATCTGGTGGGAAAATGCCCCTCTCGTCATTCAGGAAGCTTTCCAGCATGGCCGGCCAGTGATCACCAGCGGCATCGGCGGCATGGCTGAAATGGTGCGTGATGGTCATGACGGAATACATGTTCGCCCGGATGATCCGGCGGATCTGGCGCGCGTCATGATGGACTGCGCAACCAATCCCAAACTTTGGAAAAAACTGTCAGGTCACGTCCGTGCACCGGCGGCGATTGACGATGTCGCCCAGGAACATTTGACAATGTTTCGCCGGTTGATCCGCCCTGATTTTGTTGCCGCTTGATTCTACCCAGGAGGGCTCTATGGCACTCGCCGAAAAACAGACGGTCGAAGACAATGCCCAACCGGCAGCCACACACCCGGCTGCCCCGATAGATGCAAAATCAGCGACACCGACCCTTGAAGGACGGGTTGATGCCATCGATCAGAAACGGCTGTTTGGCTGGGTCTGGTCGCCGGAACGTCCCGATGCACGCGTTGAAGTCGTTATTCGTCTGAATGGTCATGCCTTGCTGCGTGTCTCGGCGGAAAATGAACGCGTTGATTTGCGACGCAACGGTATTGGTGATGGCAAACACGCCTTTGAGGCCGAGTTGCCTGATGCGGCAATGGCCAATGTCGAAAGCCTTTCGGTATGCGCGGTCATCCCTGAAACCAGTGAAGAAATTGATCTGAAGATCCCGTCACAAAGCGAACAGGAAGCGCACACTGCGCTTAATGCGCCACTTGGCAAAATCCTGGATCGGCTCGACCGGCTTTTGGCGGCACAACACATCCTGCAGAATGGTCAACGTGAAGCGGCCAAACGTTTGGTCAGCGCGTCAAAGCGGATGGACGAACTGGCATCAGCTGATGACGGGATCGAGGCCGGTGTTCGGCTGGTGCGTAGCGGTCAGGAAGAACTTTCAAGCCGTGTCGATGAACTCGAAGTGTTTCTGGTTCGCTTCGACAAGTCACTGGGCGGGTTTGACGAACGGCTGTCGGTTTTAACCGCACGTCATACCAATGACCTTAGAACGCCGCTTCTGGTTCTGTCATGCCTGATTGGTGTGACCGCAGGGCTGGCGATCGGCGCCTTTGTCTGGTGATCGCAAGAACATGACGCATTTCACACTGCAAACGACACATAGCCGGAAAAACGGCAAACACCGTAAACACAAGGAGGCCCGGGCATGAACGAAACTGATGGAATGCCTTTGGATGGTAGGACTGTCGTCGCCGCCTTGGTCGATGAAGGTCTGGCGCTTATGGTCGGAGTCGGCAATGCCCTGCCTGCCACGATTGATATTTATCTCAACAGCCAGACAGATGCCAAAGTTCAGGCATCCGTCATCAGTTGGCGGCGCAATGAAACCGATCAGGAAAATGCTTATGGTTTCGTTGCCCTGTTGCCGATGAAGGATGTATCCCAGCGTCGCCTGAAAACGGCCTTGTTCCGTGGTGCGGGCAAACCCCGGGAATACCGGATTGAAAACCGTCAGCAGCGCATTGAATCCATTCTTTCCTCGGTTGCGGATCAGTCCGGTCCTGCATTTGCCACAGTCATTGACGGTGTGATCGAAGCCCTGCTTGCCGGGGACCCGGACAAGAAGCGCCTGCGCAAGGTGGCCGCCCTGGTTCAGATCGCAGCACGCAGCAACGGCTTTATCGAGGTTCTTGGCGGCCTTGAAGAAGGTGATGTCTATATTCAGGGTTGGTCAAGCGACTTCCCTGTCGGGCGGACCCGTGTGATTGCTATGGACGACGCGCCGATACTGGCTGAACTGACCAGTGCCGATTTTCAGCGCGATGATCTTGGCGACGAAGCATCCGGTGTGACCGGGCTTATGATGGGTGAAAAGCCGATCAATCCCGGCAAGCTCAAACGGGTTTATTTCCGGGGACGCGAAGGCTGGTATTCCATCGAAGTCTACCAGCAGCGTGTTCTTGTCGCGCCGCCCGATGTCCCGGCCCATATCCGCTCAGTTCTTGATCGGGTGCGTGCGCCGGAAAATATCCTGAATAAGTTGCAAATGGCCGCACATCGGTTTGATGGTCGCGACACAGTGTCGGAACTTGATCGGCCTGTTCGGATCGGGATTGATTTCTCGCTTTTGATCGAAGGCAGCGGGGTCTTGATTTCGGGCTGGATGCTGGACCCGGATCGTTCGGCTGAGAATGTCATGCTGCGGGTTGGCGGGGAAGCTGTTCGCATTGATGATCACTGGACGCGACAATCGCGTGCGGATGTCACCGGGGCCTTTGCCAATGATCCTATGTTTTCGGGGCTTAATCCGGCGCGGAACAATCATGGTTTCCTTGTTTTTTGCCCGCTTGAAGACATCCCGGCATCCGATCAGCCGGTATATCTTGAACTTGGTCTTTCTGATGCATTCCCGGTTTATTGCCCGTTAAACCCGACCCGCGCATCAGCGCGTCAGGCTCTGTCACGGGTCTTGCCGTCACTTGATCCGCGTTCGGTTACGGCATCCAACAGCATTGAACGCCAGTTCGGGCCGATGTTGCAGGGCATGACAGCCCAAAACCCCTATGCGGTCGATACCCACGATATTGGCGATTTTGACGAAGATGCACCGGTCACGCTGGTGGTGGGTGTTGATGACACCATCAATGATATCGGCGTGACCATCGCCCTTCTGGGGCTTGATCAGGCAACCCGTCATTTGCCGATTGTCATTGCCGGTCCGGTTGAAAGTTTTGATCAGGTTGGCAGCGATATGCTGCGCCTTGCAGCCTTTTACAAACTCAATACCCGGATCGTCTTTGCCGAAGGGGTCGAGGATTTCTGTGACGCGCTCGAAGTCGGGGTTTCCGCAACCAATTCGGAAACCGTCGCTCTCGTATCGGCCCACATTCTGCCACGCGATGACGGCTGGTTTGATCAGCTGCTTGCGGCCTATCGCAAGCGCGGCAGCAAAGCATTGGTATCGCCAACAATCCTGTTTGAAGACGATTCCGTGCGCTGGGCGGGTACATGGATCGATGGCGATGCCAAGGGCGGACAATATCTGTCGGATCGTTACGTTGGCTATCCGTGCGCGGTACTTGCCGATGCCGAACCCGAAGAAGTCAGTGCCGGGACGCTGGAATGCTGCATCCTGCCGCGTAAGGCATTTGTCGATATTGAAGGGTTCACCCGTGGCTATATCGGCCCGGCTGAAAAAAGCCTCGACCTTGCGCTGAAGCTGCGCATGGCGGGCACGCCATCCTTCTGGATCCCCGAAGTAGAAGTACTGGGCAGCGAACAATCCATAAGCAACGCCCCTGCCTGGGAGGAACTTTCGCATCGTCTTGACCGCTGGGCGTTTGATCGCCGCTGGTCATTGGTCGTCTCAAACCTGCGGAGCCACAACAATGCCGTCGACTGATTTGCGTGTCCTCGTAATTTCGCATGGCCATCCCAGCATCTCGCTGGGCGGGGCCGAAGTGGCCTCATACAACCTTCATAAGGGTTTAAACGCCATCGAAGGGGTGGAAAGTTTCTATCTTGCCCGTGTTGGTAACCCAGTGCCGCGCCATGGTGCATCCGCATTGATGAGCCTGCGTCAGAAGGACAATGAAATCCTGTATCACGCGGAGAACTATGATCATTTCCTGCTGTCAAATGGCAGTACGGATGAAATTGATCGTGATTTCCTGCGTTTCGTGCGGGATTACGAACCCGATGTGGTTCATTTCCATCACTATCTTGGCCTTGGGCTTGAGACGATCTATGCGATCCGCGAAGCCCTGCCCGAAACGGCGATATTCTTCACATTCCACGAGTTTTTGACCATCTGCCATAACCACGGACAGATGCTCAAAAGCGGTGGGACCAAGCTGTGTAACCGGGCAAGTCCGATCGAATGCAACGGGTGTTTCCCCGACATTTCACCGGCATCCTTTCTGCGCCGGGAACGGTTCATCAAGGCCATGCTTGAACTGGCCGACCATTATGTGTCGCCCAGTGAGTTTCTGGCCAACCGGTTCATCGATTGGGGCATGAAGGCCGAAAAGATGTCGGTGATCGAAAATGGTCTGGACATCAATGAACGGGCCAAGGACCGCCCGCTGTCAAAAACACAGTCACGCCGGTCACGCTTTGCCTTTTTCGGCCAACTGACAATGTTCAAGGGTGCAGACATCTTACTTGATGCGGTGGGTCGTGTTCCCGATGAAATCTGGGGCGATGATGCACGGTTGATGATCTTTGGCGGCAATCTTGATCGGCAACCTCAGGAATATCAGGACAAGGTCCATGACCTGATTGAAAAGGCCGGTGATCGGGTCCGCTTTTACGGGGCTTATCAGAACACCGAGATGCCCAAGCTGATGGAACTTGCCGACTGGACGATCATTCCGTCGATCTGGTGGGAAAACTCGCCAGTTGTCATTCAGGAAGCCTTCTTCCACGGCCGGCCAATGATCTGTTCGAACATTGGCGGGATGGCCGAAAAAATCACCGATGGCGTCAATGGTCTGCATTTCCGTGTTGGCAGTGCCGAAGACCTGGCCGACCGCCTTATCGAAGTTCTTAGCGACAATAAAGTCTGGGACCGGATGCGCGGGGGGATTCCCCGTGTGACGACCTATCAGGAATGCGCCGAGGAACATCTCGCGCAGTATCGGGAGGTTCTGAAAACGCGCCTGCAATCCGTAAAGGCTGCTACGCCGCAAAGCGTGGCAAGCACGGCATGAATTCAGAACAAAAACGTGATCAACCAAGGAGACACAATATGGCGCGCGTTCTCGTAATGATCCCGTCGGGCGAAGTCTACGACCACGACTGCGTCCGGTGGTACAACTATCAGGATGTTCAAAAAAGCATCAATCACTACCACAACATTGGTGATGCTTTCGTCTTTGATTCATCTCTGAAGCTGATGAACTACGACAAGCTTGGTGTCCTGCCGATTGCCGACCCCAAGATGGAAGACATCGACCGCCTTCGCGAGGAATATGACTATGTCTTCCTGCGCGGCTCGAACTACATCCATTCGGACATGGACTGGCGCAATACCATTGATGTTCTTAAACGGTTGAAGCTGCCGGTTCTGGGTTTCGGGATTGGTGCGCAAGCCCCGGTAAAGGGCAAGATCGAACTGTCTGAACAGACCAAAACCGTTCTGCACATGATGGCGGATTCAACAACATCCATCGGTGTGCGTGGTGCATATACAGCACAGGTTTTGTGGGATCTTGGCATTACCAATGTCCGGATCGTCGGGTGCCCGACGGCCTTCCGTCAGAACAATCCCGACATGCGCATTAAATTGCCGTCACTTGAAAGCGTGAAAAATGTTGGCATCACGCTCCGCCGTGAAGTGTCACCGGCATATGCCCAGGACATCAAACGCTATCTGACCTTCCACCGGGATCTGGTCAAACATCTTGCCGGTCGGTTTGATGACATAACCCTGATGGCGCAGGGCGAACCCGAAGAAAAAAAACTGGTCTTTGGCTCTAACGTCCAGCGCGAAGAAGCCATGCAGGCGCTTAAAAACAATGACTGGGTCAAGAACTGGTATCTCGATGACACGATGGAACGTCTCTATCGCGAGAAACTGTTCTATTCCGATGTGGTATCGGATTACGAAGACCTCGTACGCCAGAAGGATTGTGTGCTTGGCTATCGCCTGCACGGCAATCTGATGGCGTTGTCGAACGGTGTTCCGTCGATCTATTTCACCTATGACAGCCGGACAGTCGAATTCGCCGAAACCTATCAGATCCCGTCTTATGACGTGTTCTCGGAAAAGGAATTCGTGCTTGAGGACTACTGGAAACAGGACCTGTTCGACAAGTTCAACCGTGCCTGGTTCCAGACCTACCGCGAGATGGCGCTGTTCCTGACGGAAAACAATATCGATCACAAAATGGTCGATGTCATGAATGCCGACAGGCAGCTAGAACGAAAGGTCGCATGACCCCCATCCGGTACAGCCACTTTGACGGCTCCGGTATGGAGCCATGAGCGGTGGCTGTGCCTTCCCAGATATGTCCGGAAAAAACCGGGCTAAATCAACAAGGAGACATCGCAATGACTGTACTTGTAACGGGTGGCGCAGGATATATCGGTAGTCACGCAGCACTGGCACTTCTTGATGGCGGACGCAATGTCGTCGTTCTTGACAACCTTTCACAAGGATATCGTTGGGCCGTTCCCACAGGGGCGGCGTTCGTTGAAGGTGATTGTGGTGATTATGATCTGGTGCGCCGGGTTATTGCCGAACATGATGTTACGGCAATCATGCATTTCGCCGGCTCAATCATCGTTCCGGAATCCGTGATCTATCCGCTGGATTACTATTACAACAACACGGTGAATTCCCGCGCGCTGGCGCAGGCTGCTGTTGATAGCGGAATCGAACATTTCATCTTTTCCTCAACAGCGGGTGTTTACGGCGAACCCAAAACCACCCCGATCCTTGAGGACTTTTCGCTCAAACCGATCTCGCCCTATGGCACATCGAAGATGATGACCGAGAAGATGCTGGCCGATGCCGCGATCGCCCATGATCTTCGCTATGTTGCGCTTCGCTATTTCAATGTTGCCGGTGCGGATCCAAAAGGCCGGTCAGGCCAGACATCGCGCAAAGCCACGCATTTAATTAAAATCGCCAGTCAAACGGCGACGGGTGCGCGGCCTCAGATGGCAATCTATGGCGAAGATTATGACACACCTGATGGAACATGCATTCGTGATTACATCCATGTCAGCGATCTCGCCAAGGCGCATATTCTCGCACTTGAATATCTTGAAAAAGGCGGCGAAAGCGACGTGATGAATTGCGGTTACGGTCGTGGCTTCTCCGTCAAGGAAGTCATCGGTGCGGTTAAACGTGTTTCAGGTATTGATTTCGCGGTGGAGCGTGCCGAACGCCGTCCTGGGGATCCGGCAGCACTGATCGCAGCTGCCGACCGGGTTCGTGAAAAGCTCGGCTGGACACCGGAATATGATGATCTTGAAGCCATCGTGCGCCATGCGCTTGACTGGGAAGAAAGCCTTAAAGCACGTCAGGTGGATGCCGCCTGACCCGGGTGCTTGCCATCCTGCACCAACAAACACGAGCAACGGTTCACAGTAATGCCGGAAAACGGCCCGAACCAGTATCGCAGGAGTTTACGAAAATGGACCAGATACTCCCGACCGGGAACACCAAACCACGCATCGGCGTTCTGATGCCCGCAGGACGGGTTGAAGGCGAAATTGGTGTTGTGACCCATACCTGGAATGCACCGGAAAAGGCAAAGACGCTGTTTACCAATATCGGTGACTGCTTTGTCTATGACTCTTCACTGCGCATTCTTGATTATGCCGAACTGTTCCCGATTTATGTGCCCGCCGACGGCAAACTTTCCGAAACCCAGATCGAAAAAATCAACGAGCTTGATTACCTCTTCCTGCGCGGTTCAAACTATATCAACACCAACGGTCAATGGGACCCGATTACCGCTGTTCTTGAAAAGACCAAGGTGCCGGTGATTGCCTTTGGTATTGGTGTTCAGGTGCCCGACAATTCCGAGGAATATGTCAACGAGTCAACCAAGCGCTTTCTGCAGCTGATTTCCGATCGGTCAACCACGCTTGGTGTGCGCGGCAATCTGTCGAAAAAGGCGCTGAATTCTATCGGCATCAAAAATGTTCGCATCTTCGGGTGCCCGACGGCGTTTCGTCATTGCAAGCCGGAACTGAAATTGCCCCGGATCGAAGCATCCGCGATCAAAAAGCTCGGTTTCACCCTGCGTCGCAAGACGCATGGTTTCCAGACATTGCAACGCTACATGCTGCGCACACTGGCCGAACGATATGATACCGAAATTCTCTGTGCCGGTGAGCTGGAAGAAAAGCAGATATATTATGCCCGCTCAAAACAGGTCGAAAACTATGATCAGGTCATGGATGACGCGGTTGCCAAATTGACCGCTGAAAAGTGGCTTTATGGTCCGCGTGATCCGCTGCTTGGTCTTTATAAATCATCGCTTTCGGTGTTCGAAAGTGTGATCGATTTCGAAAAGGCTGAACAATGCCTTGATGCGGTGACCGGGTTCCGTTTGCACGGCAATCTTCTGGCGCTGGCCAACGAAGTTCCAGCCCTTTACGTCACC
Above is a window of Alphaproteobacteria bacterium DNA encoding:
- a CDS encoding polysaccharide pyruvyl transferase family protein is translated as MDQILPTGNTKPRIGVLMPAGRVEGEIGVVTHTWNAPEKAKTLFTNIGDCFVYDSSLRILDYAELFPIYVPADGKLSETQIEKINELDYLFLRGSNYINTNGQWDPITAVLEKTKVPVIAFGIGVQVPDNSEEYVNESTKRFLQLISDRSTTLGVRGNLSKKALNSIGIKNVRIFGCPTAFRHCKPELKLPRIEASAIKKLGFTLRRKTHGFQTLQRYMLRTLAERYDTEILCAGELEEKQIYYARSKQVENYDQVMDDAVAKLTAEKWLYGPRDPLLGLYKSSLSVFESVIDFEKAEQCLDAVTGFRLHGNLLALANEVPALYVTYDTRTREFVKTLGIPYIDGRYMDKFSFEEAWDNADFDLFEKTYQKRFGELKKFLEENSMAHRLGSTPAPIVAEAA
- the galE gene encoding UDP-glucose 4-epimerase GalE; the protein is MTVLVTGGAGYIGSHAALALLDGGRNVVVLDNLSQGYRWAVPTGAAFVEGDCGDYDLVRRVIAEHDVTAIMHFAGSIIVPESVIYPLDYYYNNTVNSRALAQAAVDSGIEHFIFSSTAGVYGEPKTTPILEDFSLKPISPYGTSKMMTEKMLADAAIAHDLRYVALRYFNVAGADPKGRSGQTSRKATHLIKIASQTATGARPQMAIYGEDYDTPDGTCIRDYIHVSDLAKAHILALEYLEKGGESDVMNCGYGRGFSVKEVIGAVKRVSGIDFAVERAERRPGDPAALIAAADRVREKLGWTPEYDDLEAIVRHALDWEESLKARQVDAA
- a CDS encoding glycosyltransferase family 4 protein codes for the protein MPSTDLRVLVISHGHPSISLGGAEVASYNLHKGLNAIEGVESFYLARVGNPVPRHGASALMSLRQKDNEILYHAENYDHFLLSNGSTDEIDRDFLRFVRDYEPDVVHFHHYLGLGLETIYAIREALPETAIFFTFHEFLTICHNHGQMLKSGGTKLCNRASPIECNGCFPDISPASFLRRERFIKAMLELADHYVSPSEFLANRFIDWGMKAEKMSVIENGLDINERAKDRPLSKTQSRRSRFAFFGQLTMFKGADILLDAVGRVPDEIWGDDARLMIFGGNLDRQPQEYQDKVHDLIEKAGDRVRFYGAYQNTEMPKLMELADWTIIPSIWWENSPVVIQEAFFHGRPMICSNIGGMAEKITDGVNGLHFRVGSAEDLADRLIEVLSDNKVWDRMRGGIPRVTTYQECAEEHLAQYREVLKTRLQSVKAATPQSVASTA
- a CDS encoding polysaccharide pyruvyl transferase family protein, with the translated sequence MARVLVMIPSGEVYDHDCVRWYNYQDVQKSINHYHNIGDAFVFDSSLKLMNYDKLGVLPIADPKMEDIDRLREEYDYVFLRGSNYIHSDMDWRNTIDVLKRLKLPVLGFGIGAQAPVKGKIELSEQTKTVLHMMADSTTSIGVRGAYTAQVLWDLGITNVRIVGCPTAFRQNNPDMRIKLPSLESVKNVGITLRREVSPAYAQDIKRYLTFHRDLVKHLAGRFDDITLMAQGEPEEKKLVFGSNVQREEAMQALKNNDWVKNWYLDDTMERLYREKLFYSDVVSDYEDLVRQKDCVLGYRLHGNLMALSNGVPSIYFTYDSRTVEFAETYQIPSYDVFSEKEFVLEDYWKQDLFDKFNRAWFQTYREMALFLTENNIDHKMVDVMNADRQLERKVA
- a CDS encoding glycosyltransferase family 4 protein, which codes for MNPRIMVLAHNHPDLHPGGTEIFAHDLFHAYKRAGCDALFVGATNDVHRERRPGTSFQAINDAGDEMLFWAGHFDRFNMSQTDLYAVAPDFTRLLKDWDPDVVHIHHLVLWGIELPMLIRRVLPHCRIVMTLHDYYQICPNDGLMIHRTTRKRYSKADAVGRFCGLDGFTSDQFAMRSVNLRNHLRVVDQFISPSEFLKERYVDWGIAPEKIAVVRNGRLPVPAAPKRDMGPGMPNVFGYFGNLNPWKGADVLLKASQMLVEDDVDFHLRIHGDILFQTTEFTERMENLFTATGRQVHRLGAYERQDIADLMARVDWVVVPSIWWENAPLVIQEAFQHGRPVITSGIGGMAEMVRDGHDGIHVRPDDPADLARVMMDCATNPKLWKKLSGHVRAPAAIDDVAQEHLTMFRRLIRPDFVAA